The Phycisphaerae bacterium sequence TCAGCCCGGTATGCACGGGCCGGCGGGCGAGTGGAAAATTCTCCAGCGCGCGGACCGTGTAGACGCCGTAGAGCGCACCGGCGGGTACCGTTTTTTCGCCCAGCAAGTCGGGTTCGGTACGGAAGTCGGTCATGGGGCTCCCGCGGACGCGCACCCTAGAAGTACAGGTCCCGCTGCTCCGTCGTGCGAATCTTCTCCAACCGCGCGAGCAGCTCCTGCTTCAGCGCGCCGTCCTCGAGCTTCGCCACCTCGGCCGCGATGAGCTTCTCGCCAGCGGCGCGGGTCTCCGGCGTCGCGTAATCGACCAGGTACTCCAGCGCGGTCGTCAGCGCGTTGGGCGTGCAGAAGCGCTTGATGAAACCGGGGATGGCGAACTCCATGAAATGCTCGCCGGTGCGGCCGAGCCGATAGCACGCCGTGCAGAAGCTGGGGATGTAGCCGTCCGTGATCAACTCGCGCATGACTTCGTCGAGCGAGCGGATGTCGCCCAGCTCGAACTGTTCGCGCTGCAGGCACTGGGCGTCGCCGGCCTCCGTGTACCCGCCGAGCTCGATGCGCGTGCCGGCGTCGATCTGCGAGACGCCGAAAGCCATCAGCTCGCGGCGCAGGGCAGCGGGCTCGCGGGCGGTCAGGATCAGGCCGGTGTAAGGGACCGCGAGTCGCAGGATGGCCACGAGACGCTTGAAGTGCTCGTCGCTCACAAACCAGCGCTCGGGCAAATTGACCCCGGCCGCCGGCCGCACGCGCGGGAAGCTGATCGTGTGCGGGCCGACGCCGTAGCGCTGCTGCAGATACAACGCGTGCGACACCAGCCCCAGCACCTCGAAGCGCCAGTCATAGAGACCGAACAGCGCGCCCACGCCGACGTCGTCGATGCCGGCCTCCTGCGCCCGTGAGAGCGCGTCCAGCCGGTACATGTAATGTCCCTTGCGCGTGTTCTGCGGGTGCATCGCCGCAAACGTGGCGTGATGATACGTCTCCTGGAAGACCTGGAACGTGCCGATGCGGGCTTCCTTGACCCGGCGGAAGCCCGCCACGTCGAACGGGGCGGCGTTGATGTTCACCCGGCGAATCTCGCCATGGCCGACTTTCACGCTGTAGACGGTCTGCACACAATCGTGGATGAAGTTTGCGTCGTAGCGCGGGTGTTCGCCGAACACGAGAATCAGCCGTTTGTGGCCGCGGTTCTCGAGCGCGGTCACCTGTTGGCGGATCTCGTCCTGGCTCAGCGTGCGGCGGACTTCGTCACGGTTGGAATTCCGGAAGGCACAATAGAGGCAGTCATTGACGCAGGCGTTGCCGATGTACAACGGCGCGAACAGCACGATGCGGTTGCCGTACACGTCGCGCTTGAGCTGCCGGGCGGCCGCGAAGATTTCCTCGACCAGCTCGGGCTCATCCGCGTTGAGCAGCACCGCCGTCTCGGCCGTGGTCAGCGCGGTTTTGGCAAGGCTCTTGGCGATGACGTCGCGCACCTGGCTGCGCGTGGAGCGCGGCTGCGCGAGCAGGTCGCCGAGTGCGGCCTCGTCGATGAAATCCGTAGCCCCCTGGCTCAGGGTCAGTTCACACAAACTACTCATGCGGGTTCCTTCCAGCCGCCGGGTCCGCGTGCAGCCGTCGCGCGCGATGACTCAGCGATTCGCCCGGGCCGACGCCGATCGTGCGGCCCAGATCGTGGATACGGCGTGTCAGATAGCCGTGGTACTGCTCGGCCGTCTCGTACAGACAAGCTTTGGCCGGGTAGATTTCGTACAGGCAGCGATACTTCGGTGGAGTCACGTTCGGCATGATGACGTTCGCACCGCGTTGCAGGCCGAGCTCGCGACCATTCTCGCGATTGAGCGTCGCCAGGGCCGTCGTGCTGGGGATATTGGCCCGCGGGCAGAGCAGCCGCGTCAGGGCGACGACCTTGTAGGTCATCAATTCCGTGTTCGGCACCTGCTCGGCATCGTGGGCACCGTGGGCGGCCGCGCCGGTCTGGCCGAGCGGCGTATCCGGGTGCGGCAGGTACGGCCCGACCCCGATCATGTCCAGCTCGAGGTCATGGAACAGCTCCAGGTCGTTGGCCAGGTCGTCATAGGTTTGCGACGGCAACCCGATCATCACCCCGCTGCCGACTTCGTAGCCCATCGTCCGCAGCGCGGCGAGCAGCGCGAGCCGGTCGGAGCAGCACCCGGGCCGCGGCGGGTGAATGCGCTCGAAGAGCGCCGCGTTCGAGGTCTCGAACCGCAGCAGGTAGCGGTCCGCGCCGGCCGCGCGCCACGCGGCGAACTCAGCCGGCTCCCGTTCCCCCAGGCTCAAGGTAACCGCCAGCGGCGTCTCGGCCTTGATCCGTCGGACCAGGTCGGCGACCCAGCGCGTGGTGAGCCGTGGATCTTCGCCGGACTGCAGGACGACCGTGCCGTAGCCGAACGTCGCGGCCTGGCGGGCGCAGGCCAGGATTTCGTCCGCCGTCATGCGGTAGCGGCCGATGTTCGTGTTCGGGCCGCGCAGGCCGCAGTAGGCGCACTTGCGCATGCAGTGGTTCGAGATCTCGACGAGCCCGCGCAGGTGCACCGCGTCGCCGACGTGTTCGCGGCGGACGGTGTCGGCGCGGGCCCAGAGGGCGCTGAGCTGCGGCTCGTCAGTCGCGCGCAGCCAATGGAGGATTTCGGGGCGTTCCATCGTCGGTCGGCGGCGGCTTGAAATCCCGTTGGAGCACGACGGTAAATGTGCTGCCCACGTCCGGCTGGCTGGTGACGGCCACGTCGCCGCCATACATGAGCACCAGCTTCTTCACTAATGATAGTCCCAGGCCGCTGCCCAGGATGTCACGGGTCTTGTCGTTCTTGATGCGCACGAAGTCATTGAACAGCTTGGCGGCCTCGTCCGGCAACAGGCCAATGCCGGTATCGCTGACCGCCAGCGTCACGCGCTGGTCGTCGCAATGGAGCTTGACGTCCACGCGGCCGCCGTCGCGGTTGTACTTCACCGCGTTGGACAGCAGGTTGTTGAAGATGATCTCGATCTCGCCGCGGTCCGCGGTCATCGGCACCGGTTCGCCGGGGTGCAACTCGAGGGTCACGTGGTGGTCGGCGGCGACCGGCCGAACGGTGTCGAGCGCCTGGCGGGCGATCTCGCGCACGTCGACGCGCGTGAGTTCGCGGCGCTTCTGTCCGGACTCGATCCGCGTCATGTCGAGCAAGTCGAGGATCAGCTTCCGCATGCCGTCGCTGCGCGTCAGGCAGCGCTGGATCGCTACGTCGTAGGCCGCGATGTCGCCGCCCAGCGCGCGGTCGCGCATGATGTTGAGGTAGCCCTCGATCGCGGCAAGCGGCGCCTTCAATTCGTGCCCGAGCACCGAGATGAACTCGAACCGCACGCGGCGCTTCTCGGCCGCCAGCTTGCGCGCCTGCCGCTGCATCACCAGGTGCCCGGCCGCCTTGCGGATCGTCTCCTTCAGCTCGTCGGGCGTGAAGGGCTTGGCCAGGAAGTCGAAGGCCCCGGACTTGGTGGCCCGGATCGCCGTCTCCAGCGTGGCGAACGCGGTGATCATGATCGTGAGCACGTCGCGTTCCTGGCGCCGCAGGTGCTCAAGCACTTCGACGCCCGACATGCCGCCCATCTTGTGGTCGAGCAGCATGATGTCGGGGGAGCGCACGGTGAGCAGCGCCAGGGCTTCTTCGCCGCTGGAGGCCTGCTCGATGTCGAAGCACACCTCGCCCTCGACGTCCGGCAGGTGGACCTTGAACGGCCGCAGCGCGCGGGTGACCGCGTGCCGCATCCCGGCCTCGTCGTCGACCACCAGCACGCGCAGCGTGTCCATCAGTTGCGGTCCTTCAGCAGGCGTTGCATCTCACGCTGCAACTGCTCGAAACGCACGGGCTTGGCGAGCACGCTGTCCGCCTTGATCCAGGCCCGTTCCTCGTCCGTCTCCGCGTCGAAGCTCAGCCCCGTCGTGCCGCTCACGGCCGTCACCACGATCACCGGGATGGCCGGGTCCAGCCGCTTCACGTGATAGCACAGGCTGAAGCCGGCATCCGGATCTTCCATCATCAGATCGACGAGCACCAAATCCGGCTTCCGCTGCGCCAGCACGTCCCGCGCCGCGCGGGCCGTCTCCACCGTCTCGACCGTGAAGTCGGCCGCCTCCAGCTGCAGCCGCATCTGGGTCAGGAAATCCACGTCGTCGTCAACCACCAAGATTGTACTGGCCATGTCGAACTCTCGTCCGCCGCTGCCGGCGTAAATCCCCTGCGCACACCTCACTGACCCTGCGCCGGACGTTGCCGTGGCAAGATCACCGTAAACGTCGTGCCCGTGGGGCCCACGGCCGGGTCGGCGTTGGACTCCACGCGAATATCGCCCTGGTGCATCTTCACGATGCCATACGTCACGGACAGGCCCAGCCCGGTGCCCTTGCCTGCCCCCTTGGTCGTGAAGAACGGCTCGAAGACCTTCTTGCGGTGCTCCGGCGGGATGCCGATCCCCGTGTCCGCCACCTGGATGCGCACCTCGCGCTCGTGCCCGCCCGTCCGCAGGGTCAGGCAGCCGCCGTCCGGCATGGCGTCGATCGCGTTGTTGACCAGGTTGGTGAGCACCTGGGCGACCTGATCGCGGTCGATCTCGGCCCGCATATCCTCGTCCTCGTGCTCGAACTGCACCTTGACATTGGACGGCAGGCGCAGCATGCGCACTGTCTTCTCGACGAGGACCGGCACGTTGGTGGCCCGTGCCTCGACCTTGTTCTTGCGTGCGAACTGCAGCAGGCCCGACACGATCTTGCGGCAGCGCTCCGCCTCGGTGGCCATCAGCGCCAGGTCCTCGCGCTGCGGGCTGTCCGGGCCGAGCTCCTCCAGCAGTGTGTGCGAGAGCATCAGCACGGTGCCCAGCGGGTTGTTCACCTCGTGCGCGATCCCCGCCGCAAGCTGCCCCATGCTGGCGAGCTTCTCGGACTGCATGAGCGCTTCCTGGGTGCTGGCCAGCCGCTCGTTCGAGACCGCCAAGTCCTTGCAGGCGATCTTGAGCTGCTCGATCGTGTAGGGTAGGCACATTTCGTTTTCGGCCAGGCCCTTGTAGATCGCGACCGCGTGGGCGCGGCAGGTTTCATAGCCGCACGCCCCGCAGTTCAACTCGTCCTCGGGCTCGAGCTTGCCCATACGGGCCATGATCTCCGCCAGCTCGCCCTCGGACGGAATTGCGATCCGCTGATCGTGCGGCGTGAAGGTCCGGCGGAGGTTCAGGTCACTCAGAATCGACCAGTGCTCGTGCCAGCGCTCGCGGTCCACGTCCGCCATGCGCTGCTGCGCATAGCGCCCGACCTGCGATCGGCGGCTGAAGAGCGGGGCGGCGCTGCTGGTGCCCGGGCCCATGATGCACCCGTTGCAGCAGAGCACTTCCAGCAGCCGGGCTTCCAGGTCGCCCCCCTCAAATTCCTTAATCGCCTCGACGAACTCGCTGCGGCCGTCGGCCGCGACCACGTCGCCCGTCAGCAGGTCCTCCGGCAACTGCGCCGCCTGCAGGATCCCGCGGCTGATGGGAAACAGGACCCCCACGCCGGCATGGGGCGGGTTGAAATCGCTGGGCGTGACCGATTCGGGCTTGAGCGCGTGGTGGCGCAGCATCTCGCGCAGCTCGATGAACGTCAGCACCGCGTCCACTTCGCCGGCAATCGGCGCGCTGTGCGCCTCGCCCTTCTTGGCGATGCACGGGCCGATGAACACGATCCGCAGGTCGTCACCGTAGAGCCGCCGCAGGGCCCGCGCCGTCGCGACCATGGGCGAGACGATCGGCGCGAGCATGGGCACCAAGTCCGGGTGATAGCGCTCGACATAGCCGATGATGGCCGGGCAGGTCGTGGCGATGAAGCGCTTGCCCTTGGCCTCGCGCAACAGGCGCTGGTACTCGGCGGCCACCAGATCGGCCCCGAAGCCGACCTCGTTGACCAGCTCGAAGCCGAGCGCCCGCACCATCCCGACGAGAAACTCGTAGCCGATCTCGCTGAACTCCGCCGGGAAGCTCGGGGCGATGATCGCGGCCACCCGGGCGTCCGATTGCAGCAGCTTCTCGACGAGCTCGATCTCGTCCAGGACTTTCTTGGCCTGCTGGCTGCACACACGCACGCAGTTGCCACAGCCGATGCAGCGGTCGACCAGCACCTCGGCCTGGCCGTTGGCGATGCGGATCGCCTTCGCGGGACATTCGCGCACGCAGGTGTAGCAGAGCCGGCAGCGCTCCTTGATCGTCGTGACCAGCGGTGCACTCGGGGGATCCATCGGACTCCTTCAGCGAGCCGGAAGACCGGCGGGCAGGCTGGCCGCAGCGCCGGGTGCGCGGCCCGGCGCCACCCTACATGCCAAACCCATCATCGCACAACCTCGCGTACATGATAATGCGTGTGCAGCAATTCGTGGCTCTTTTCACCGAGCGGCGCGCCCAGGAATTCCTCGTACAGCCGCTGGACAGACCGGTTGCCGTGGGCCGTCCGGACCGGCGCGTCCCGGTCGATCCTGTACAGCGCCTCCATGCGGGCCCGAACCTTGGCTGGGTTGGTCCCGATCGGTTGCCCGCCGCCCGCGATGCACCCGCCCGGGCAGGTCATCACTTCGACAAAATGCAGGTTGTGCCGGTCGGCGCGAATCTGGTCAAGCAGGCGGCCGGCGTTGGCCAGCCCGCTCACCACGGCGACATTCACGTCCAGGTCGCCGATGCGAACCGTCGCCTGTTTCACACCGTCCAGCCCGCGCACCGCCTTCAACTTCAGGTCCGGCAGTTCCGCGCCCGTCAGCATGAAGTGCGCCGTCCGGACCGCCGCCTCCATCACGCCGCCGGTCGCGCCGAACAGCTTGCCGGCCGAGCTGCGCTCGCCGAACGGCGTGTCGGCGGTCTCCGGGGCGAGTCGCTCGATGTCCAAGCTGCGCAGACGGATGATGCGGGCCAGCTCGCGCGTGGTGAGCACGGCGTCGATGTCGGGCAGCCCGTCGCGGCCCAGCTCGACGCGCCCAGCCTCGAACTTCTTGGCCGTGCAGGGCATCACCGCCACGCTGAAGATCCTGGTCGGGTCGAGGCCTTCGCGCTCGGCATAAAAGCTCTTGATCAGCGCCCCCAGCATCTGCTGCGGGCTCTTGCAGCTCGACAGGTTGCCGACGAAGTCCGGGTGGAACTCCTCGACGTACTTGATCCAGCCCGGCGAGCAGCTCGTCAGGAGGGGCAGCCGGCCGCCGGTCCTGATCCGGTGCGCCAGCTCGGAGGCCTCTTCCATCACGGTCAGGTCGGCGCTGAAGGAGGTTTCAAAGACGCGCTCGAAGCCCAGCCGGCGCAGCGCGGCGGTCATCTTGCCGCACACGTCGGTGCCGGGCTTGAGGCCGAACTCCTCGGCCAGCGTGACCGACACCGCCGGGGCGTGCTGCACGACCACGTGGATGTCCGGGTGGTTGAGGGCGTCGAGCACCTCCTTGATGTGGCTCTGCTCGGTCAGGGCGCCGGTCGGGCACGCCAGGATGCACTGGCCGCAGTTGATGCAGCTCGAGACGTTGAGCCCCTGGTCGAAGGCGGTGCCGACGTGGGCGTGGCTGCCGCGCTTGAGGAAGTCGATGGCGGCGACGCCCTGGATTTCCTCGCACACCCGCACGCACTTGCCGCACAGGATGCACTTGGCGGGGTCGCGCACGATGGACGCGCTGGACATGTCGGCGTGGTACTGGCGGTGGTTGCCGAAGTAGCGCCGCTGGCGCACGCCTAGCTCGGCCGCGAGGCTCTGGAGCTGGCAGTTGTTGTTGCGCACGCAGTACAGGCAGTCATCCGGATGGTTCGCGAGCAGCAGCTCGACAATGGTCTTCCGCGCCCGCACGGCGCGCGGCGAGTGCGTCTGGACCTTCATGCCGGGCGCGACCGGGAACGCACAGCTAGGGACGAGATTGCGCTGCCCCTCGACCTCGACGACGCACAGCCGGCACGCGCCCGTGGGCGTCAGATGCTCGAGGTTGCACAGGGTGGGCACGTTGATGCCGGCGCGGCGCATCGCCGTCAGCAGCGACTCGCCGGGCTCGGCCTGGATGGGACGATTATTGACTTCAAGTGTAATCACGACTTGCTCCACGCCTCATTCGGCCACGACGGCTTCCAGACGGCACGACTGCACGCACGAGCCGCAGCCGATGCACTTCTCCGCGACGATGTAGTGCGGACTCTTGGGGGCGCCCTTGATGGCGTCGGCCGGACAGTGCTTGATGCACACGCCACAACCCTTGCACTTGGCCGGATCGATCCGGTAGTGCAGCAGCTCGGCGCACACGCCGGCCGGGCAGCGACGCTCGTAAATGTGGGCTTCGTATTCGTCGCGGAACCAGCGTAGCGTGCTCAGCACGGGGTTGGGCGCGGACTGCCCCAGTCCACACAGGCTCGTGTCCTGGATGACGCCGGCCAGCCGGTTCAGGTACATCACGCCCTTGAAGCGCTCCAGGGCGGCATAGCCGGTCTCGTTCCGCCGCGCGCGCGTGATCGACTTGAGGATCTCGAGCATGTGCCGCGTGCCTTCGCGGCAGGGGATGCACTTGCCGCAGCTCTCGCGCTGGATGAAGTCCATGAAGAACTTCGCGACGTCGACCATGCAGTTGTCTTCGTCCATGACCACCAGGCCGCCCGAGCCCATCATCGCCCCGACGGTCTTCAGCGACTCGTAGTCGATCTGGATGTCGAGGTGCTGCTCCGGAATGCAGCCCCCCGACGGCCCGCCGATCTGCGCCGCCTTGAACGCCTTTCCGACCGGCGGCCCGCCGCCAATGTCGCAGATAATCTGCCGCATCGTCGTGCCCATCGCGACTTCGACCAGGCCGGTGCGCTGCACCTTGCCCGACAGCGCGAACACCTTCGTGCCCTTGCTCGTCGGCGTCCCCACGGCGGCAAACGCGGCGGCGCCCATGGTGATCAGCGTCGGCAGGTTCGCCAGCGTCTCGACGTTGTTGATCACCGTCGGCTTGCCGAACAAGCCGCTCACCGCCGGGAACGGCGGGCGCGGCCGCGGCATGCCGCGCCGACCTTCGACGCTGTTGATCAGGGCCGTCTCTTCGCCACAGACAAACGCGCCGGCGCCCTGCTTGAGCACAATCTCCAGGTTCGAGCCGCTGCCCAGGACGTTCTCGCCGATCAAGCCGTACGCCCTGGCCTGCTCGATGGCGCGCGTGAGCAACTGGATCGCCAATGGGTACTCGGCGCGGATGTACACGTACGCCTTCGTGGCGCCGATCGCGTACGCCGCGATGCCGATGCCCTCGACCAGCCGGTGCGGATCGCCCTCGATCACGGCGCGGTCCATGAACGCGCCGGGGTCGCCTTCGTCCGCGTTGCAGATCAGGTACTTCTGGTAGCCGGGCGTGCCCAGCGCAATCCGCCACTTGCGGCCGGTCGGAAAGCCGCCGCCGCCGCGACCGCGCAGCCCGCTCTGCTCGACCGCGTCGCACAGCTCGGTGCGGGTCATGTGGTGGAGCACGTGGGCGAAGGCGCGATACCCCCCGCGCGCCAGGTACTCATCAATGCTCTGCGGATCCACCTGCCCGCAGTTCGCCAGCACCCAGCGCGTCTGCGGCCGGAAGAACGGGTGCTCATCGAGGTATGGCACATCGGGCCACGGCTGCAGCGCGGGCGGTGTGTCGTCCGCGGCCGGCGTCGGCGGGCGGAATTGCCCCAGCACTTCGTCTGCCGGGATCCGGTTGGCCAGCACCTCGTCGAGCAGCTTGGCGACCCGGTCGGCCGTCACGTGCGTGAAGCCGACGCGCGTCCGCCCGGGGAGTTGCACGTCCAGCAGTGGCTCGCCGGAGCACATCCCGATGCAACCCACCTCGACGATGTCGGCGTCAAGCTGGTGTTCAGCCACATACGTCCGCGCGGCCGCCAGAGTCTTCGCGGCCCCGGCTCCCAGACCGCAGGTACCCGCTCCAATGTAGATCGTCGGGCGCTCCACGCGGTCACGCCGTAAGAGTGCAAGTCGCGCCGCGCGCGCCGGGTTGGTGCCATCGTGGCGACCGCCATGGCCATTGTGACCGTTGTGGCCATTGCGGCCGCACAGCATCTCCAGCACTTCCTGCGGGCGCATGCCCGGCGCCCGCGCGGCGGCATGATCGGTTTGCGGAGCGTCGCTGTTGCTACTTATCATGATTCGCATCACCCTTGCTGTACTGCTTGAGAATCTTGCGCACGCTGTCCGGGGTCACACCGGCGTGGAAATCGCCGTTGACCGTCACGACCGGTGCCAGGCCGCACGCGCCGATGCAGGCCACGACCTCGAGACTGTGCACGCCGTCCCGCGTCGTCTGCCCCGGCTCGATCTTCAGGTTCTGTTTCACGGCCTCCAGCACGGCGGCGGAACCCTTGACATGGCACGCCGTCCCGCGGCAGACCTGGCAGTGGACCTTGCCGCGCGGCTGGAACCGGAACTGGTTGTAGAAGGTCGCGACGCCGTAGACCTTGCTCACCGGCAGGTGCAACCGGTGACCGATCTGCTCCATGGCGTCGCGCGAGAGATAGCCCATGCGATCCTGCACCGCCTGCAGGATCGGGATCAGATGCTCACGGCGAGCATCTGGGTAATGGTCGAGTACGGCCTGCAATTCGGCACTGCCAGCGTGCCGCTCGTTCACGGCATTCACGTCTGCGCCTCCAGTCAACGGTCCTCGGTCCGCGCGAAATACACGACCTTCTCGAGCAGGACCGCGATATCCACATCTTCCACGTACACCTCCGGCGGCACGCGCAGCCGCACCGGAGTGAAGTTCAACAGCCCCCGCGCGCCCGCCCGCGTCAGACGTTCGGCCACGCGCTGGGCGGCGTCGGCGGGCACGGCGAGGATCGCGGTCCGTAGACTTCCGGCGCGCAAGACCGCTTCGACGTCGTTGATGGAATGGCACGGGCAGCCGTTGATGATGCGGCCGACCTTGCCCAGGTCGACGTCAAACGCCGCCACGATCGGCAGCTCCGGGTGGGCACCGCTGAAGTAGTTGAGGATGGCCCGCCCGAGCGAACCCACGCCAACGAGCGCGATACCCTCCGGCGCAGGCGGGTCGAGCACCTGGCCGACCTTCTCGATCAGGCCGGCAACGTCATAGCCCCGGGCCGGGCTGCCGGTGTAGCCGATGGTCATGAGGTCGCGACGGACAACCGCGGGCGTCACGCCTTCCAGGTTGGCGAGTTCATGGGAGTAGATGCGCGCCTTGCCGTCGGCGAGCCACGCCTTCAGGCGGCGCCGGTAAGCGATGAGTCGCTCGACCACGCGTGCCGCGATCACAGGTCACCAACGCCCGCGTCGCCCGTAGCCGCGAGCCGAGACCTAGTCTTTATCGGCGTCAGGGCAATCATGATTCTTGTTCACAATCATCGTGATTTATATCACGCTGTTATAACATAAACGCTGTGAACTATATCACAACATAGCATTAACCGGTCGCAGAGTCAAGTGCCGACGACCTCGCTGGACCCAGCCAAGCGCTCGAATCTGGAAAGTACTCGTTGAAACCCTATTAATTACCAATTATTGCGTTATTATAGGACGTGACACTTATGCAGAAACCTCCCCTCCCGCCGCAGCAAATCGCACACGCCGGCCACCCGGACTACTTCGCCTCGCCATCCAACGGGGCCGCGTCGCCCTTCCCCAGCAGGTAGCGATCAAACCAGGCCAGATCCCACTCGAGCTTTCCCTTCCGGTGGTCCGCAATCGCCAGCCCGTGCCCGGCACCGGGGTACACCAGCAGGATCGTCGGCACCTGCGTGTATTCCTTCAGCCCACGATAGAGCGACCGCGAATGCGCTGCCGGCACGCGCGTGTCTTCTTCGCCGACATGGATGATCGTGGGCGTGGTGACCGCGCCGAGCTTGTACGCCGGCGAAGCCTTCATGTACGCCTCCGCGCGTTCCCACGGCAGGCCGCGCATGTAGTTAATCACGTGCCCGGGCGTGTCTTCCAGTCCCCATTGCATGAACTGGTCGACCACGCCTGCGCCGGTGCTCGCCGCCTTGAACCGCTGCGTGGCGGTGATCAGGCCATTCGTCACGAAACCGCCGTTGCTCCAGCCCATCACGCCGAGTTTGTCCGGGTCGGCGATGCCCTTGGCCACGAGCGCATCGACGCCGGAGAGAATATCCTGCAGCTCGATCTCGTTCTCATGCCCGATCAGTTGCATGAGGAACCTGTCGCCATACCCGACCGAGCCGCGGTAGTTCGGGCTGAGCAGCGCGTAACCCCGCGCTGCGAAGAGTGTGCGACCGTAAATCCAGTACCGCAAGTGGAACCAGGTTGCGTCCGTCGGACCGCCGTGCACCTCGATCACCGTTGGCAACGGCCCCTGCCCGGCCTTGTAGTCCGGCGGCAATTCCAGGATGCCCTCGACCTCCGCCCCGTCGGGCGCCTTCCACGTAAAGAGCGAGATCTGCGGCAGCTTCCAGGTATCGATTTGCGGGTTGACGTTCGTCAACCGCACGCCCGCGGCGTCCGGCTTGCTCGGATCGAGCCAGAACACATCCGGCGTATGTTCCGTGTCGCTCATCAGGTACGCGAGCTGCCTGCTGGCGGCCGCGAACGCGAAGCGATCGACCACCACGTCGCCGGGCGTCAACATGCGCAGGTCACCCTGTCCGCCGTCGCGCACGTTGGCGATGCATTCCACGCGCTTTCGCGCCCGCTGCTGGCCGATGAAGCACAGGTCGGACGTTCCCGGCAGCCAGTGCAGCGGCCCGGCGACATGAATCTCGTCCGGCCGCTTGAGCATGCGCACAGTCACCGTCGCGCCCTTCCACTCGGCCACGAGGATTTCGCCCGGATAGCCATCGAAGTCCACCGTCCAGGCCAGCGCCTGCCCATCGGAAGACCAGGCCAGGTTCTCGAGCCAGCCGTACGGCGAAGGGGCCTGCGCACGGTACAGCGTATCCGGCAGTGTCGTGATTTCACCCGTCTTCACGTCGAAGATGTCAACGCGCGACTGGCCCTCCTTGGTGATGAGCCGGTCGTCGGGCGTGGTGATCATGGCGATCCGGCTCTCGTCGGGTGCGACGTGGAATTCGGTAATGACGCGCAGCGGCGCCACGACCTTTTCCTCGCGCCAGTTTTCGAGATTGAGCTTCCAGATCTCCGTGTACTTCACAGCCCCGTCGCCGAACTTGATGTCGCTGTACTTCTTGCGCAGGGTCTTCCATTCCTGCTCGGCCTCCTCGCCATCCTTCGTGTAGTACAGCGACCGGCCGTCCTGCGCGAGCTGGTACGCGGTAATGCCGCCCTTGACGCGCGTGATCGCGAGCGGCTCGCCGGGGTGCGTGCCAGTGACCCAGACCTGGCGGCTGCCGTCGAGCGGCGGTTGCTTCGCGCCGCGGTTGCGCTTGGTCACGAAATACAGGTGCGCACCGTCGGGGGCCCACTGCGGCGAATCGTCGTTGCCGGGCTCGAAGGTCAAGCGCGTCGGCCGCTGCGTGGCGGTCTCGACGACCCACAGGTCGGTCGAACGCGGCGCAT is a genomic window containing:
- the hydE gene encoding [FeFe] hydrogenase H-cluster radical SAM maturase HydE — protein: MERPEILHWLRATDEPQLSALWARADTVRREHVGDAVHLRGLVEISNHCMRKCAYCGLRGPNTNIGRYRMTADEILACARQAATFGYGTVVLQSGEDPRLTTRWVADLVRRIKAETPLAVTLSLGEREPAEFAAWRAAGADRYLLRFETSNAALFERIHPPRPGCCSDRLALLAALRTMGYEVGSGVMIGLPSQTYDDLANDLELFHDLELDMIGVGPYLPHPDTPLGQTGAAAHGAHDAEQVPNTELMTYKVVALTRLLCPRANIPSTTALATLNRENGRELGLQRGANVIMPNVTPPKYRCLYEIYPAKACLYETAEQYHGYLTRRIHDLGRTIGVGPGESLSHRARRLHADPAAGRNPHE
- a CDS encoding response regulator; the encoded protein is MASTILVVDDDVDFLTQMRLQLEAADFTVETVETARAARDVLAQRKPDLVLVDLMMEDPDAGFSLCYHVKRLDPAIPVIVVTAVSGTTGLSFDAETDEERAWIKADSVLAKPVRFEQLQREMQRLLKDRN
- the hydG gene encoding [FeFe] hydrogenase H-cluster radical SAM maturase HydG, with product MSSLCELTLSQGATDFIDEAALGDLLAQPRSTRSQVRDVIAKSLAKTALTTAETAVLLNADEPELVEEIFAAARQLKRDVYGNRIVLFAPLYIGNACVNDCLYCAFRNSNRDEVRRTLSQDEIRQQVTALENRGHKRLILVFGEHPRYDANFIHDCVQTVYSVKVGHGEIRRVNINAAPFDVAGFRRVKEARIGTFQVFQETYHHATFAAMHPQNTRKGHYMYRLDALSRAQEAGIDDVGVGALFGLYDWRFEVLGLVSHALYLQQRYGVGPHTISFPRVRPAAGVNLPERWFVSDEHFKRLVAILRLAVPYTGLILTAREPAALRRELMAFGVSQIDAGTRIELGGYTEAGDAQCLQREQFELGDIRSLDEVMRELITDGYIPSFCTACYRLGRTGEHFMEFAIPGFIKRFCTPNALTTALEYLVDYATPETRAAGEKLIAAEVAKLEDGALKQELLARLEKIRTTEQRDLYF
- a CDS encoding response regulator, which codes for MDTLRVLVVDDEAGMRHAVTRALRPFKVHLPDVEGEVCFDIEQASSGEEALALLTVRSPDIMLLDHKMGGMSGVEVLEHLRRQERDVLTIMITAFATLETAIRATKSGAFDFLAKPFTPDELKETIRKAAGHLVMQRQARKLAAEKRRVRFEFISVLGHELKAPLAAIEGYLNIMRDRALGGDIAAYDVAIQRCLTRSDGMRKLILDLLDMTRIESGQKRRELTRVDVREIARQALDTVRPVAADHHVTLELHPGEPVPMTADRGEIEIIFNNLLSNAVKYNRDGGRVDVKLHCDDQRVTLAVSDTGIGLLPDEAAKLFNDFVRIKNDKTRDILGSGLGLSLVKKLVLMYGGDVAVTSQPDVGSTFTVVLQRDFKPPPTDDGTPRNPPLAARD
- a CDS encoding 4Fe-4S binding protein: MDPPSAPLVTTIKERCRLCYTCVRECPAKAIRIANGQAEVLVDRCIGCGNCVRVCSQQAKKVLDEIELVEKLLQSDARVAAIIAPSFPAEFSEIGYEFLVGMVRALGFELVNEVGFGADLVAAEYQRLLREAKGKRFIATTCPAIIGYVERYHPDLVPMLAPIVSPMVATARALRRLYGDDLRIVFIGPCIAKKGEAHSAPIAGEVDAVLTFIELREMLRHHALKPESVTPSDFNPPHAGVGVLFPISRGILQAAQLPEDLLTGDVVAADGRSEFVEAIKEFEGGDLEARLLEVLCCNGCIMGPGTSSAAPLFSRRSQVGRYAQQRMADVDRERWHEHWSILSDLNLRRTFTPHDQRIAIPSEGELAEIMARMGKLEPEDELNCGACGYETCRAHAVAIYKGLAENEMCLPYTIEQLKIACKDLAVSNERLASTQEALMQSEKLASMGQLAAGIAHEVNNPLGTVLMLSHTLLEELGPDSPQREDLALMATEAERCRKIVSGLLQFARKNKVEARATNVPVLVEKTVRMLRLPSNVKVQFEHEDEDMRAEIDRDQVAQVLTNLVNNAIDAMPDGGCLTLRTGGHEREVRIQVADTGIGIPPEHRKKVFEPFFTTKGAGKGTGLGLSVTYGIVKMHQGDIRVESNADPAVGPTGTTFTVILPRQRPAQGQ